Proteins from a single region of Elgaria multicarinata webbii isolate HBS135686 ecotype San Diego chromosome 23, rElgMul1.1.pri, whole genome shotgun sequence:
- the CIRBP gene encoding cold-inducible RNA-binding protein isoform X5, with the protein MASDEGKLFVGGLSFDTNEQALELVFSKYGQIAEVVVVKDRETQRSRGFGFVTFENIDDAKDAMMAMNGKSVDGRQIRVDQAGKSSDNRSRGYRGGSAGGRGFFRGGRGRGRGFSRGSSGDRGYGGGSRFESRSGGYSGSRDYYSSSRSQGSYGDRPSGGSYRDSYDSYG; encoded by the exons ATGGCATCTGATGAAGGAAAGCTCTTCGTTGGGGGACTCAGTTTCGACACCAATGAACAGGCATTGGAGCTAGTCTTCTCTAAATATGGACAAATAGCTGAAG TTGTTGTTGTAAAAGACAGAGAAACCCAGAGATCGAGAGGTTTTGGTTTTGTCACCTTTGAGAACATCGATGATGCAAAAGATGCAATGATGGCCATGAACGGGAAG TCTGTCGACGGCCGCCAAATCCGTGTTGATCAAGCCGGCAAATCGTCCGACAACCGCTCCCGTGGTTACAGAGGGGGCTCGGCTGGAGGCCGAGGGTTTTTCCGCGGAGGCAGAGGCCGGGGccgagggttttccagag GTTCCAGTGGAGACAGAGGCTACGGTGGTGGCAGCAGATTTGAATCCAGAAGCGGGGGATATAGTGGCTCTAGAGACTACTACAGCAGCAG CAGGAGTCAAGGCAGCTATGGCGACAGGCCTTCCGGAGGGTCCTACAGAGACAGCTACGACAGTTACG GTTGA
- the CIRBP gene encoding cold-inducible RNA-binding protein isoform X4 translates to MASDEGKLFVGGLSFDTNEQALELVFSKYGQIAEVVVVKDRETQRSRGFGFVTFENIDDAKDAMMAMNGKSVDGRQIRVDQAGKSSDNRSRGYRGGSAGGRGFFRGGRGRGRGFSRGSSGDRGYGGGSRFESRSGGYSGSRDYYSSRSQGSYGDRPSGGSYRDSYDSYATHNE, encoded by the exons ATGGCATCTGATGAAGGAAAGCTCTTCGTTGGGGGACTCAGTTTCGACACCAATGAACAGGCATTGGAGCTAGTCTTCTCTAAATATGGACAAATAGCTGAAG TTGTTGTTGTAAAAGACAGAGAAACCCAGAGATCGAGAGGTTTTGGTTTTGTCACCTTTGAGAACATCGATGATGCAAAAGATGCAATGATGGCCATGAACGGGAAG TCTGTCGACGGCCGCCAAATCCGTGTTGATCAAGCCGGCAAATCGTCCGACAACCGCTCCCGTGGTTACAGAGGGGGCTCGGCTGGAGGCCGAGGGTTTTTCCGCGGAGGCAGAGGCCGGGGccgagggttttccagag GTTCCAGTGGAGACAGAGGCTACGGTGGTGGCAGCAGATTTGAATCCAGAAGCGGGGGATATAGTGGCTCTAGAGACTACTACAGCAGCAG GAGTCAAGGCAGCTATGGCGACAGGCCTTCCGGAGGGTCCTACAGAGACAGCTACGACAGTTACG CTACACACAACGAGTAA
- the CIRBP gene encoding cold-inducible RNA-binding protein isoform X3, with the protein MASDEGKLFVGGLSFDTNEQALELVFSKYGQIAEVVVVKDRETQRSRGFGFVTFENIDDAKDAMMAMNGKSVDGRQIRVDQAGKSSDNRSRGYRGGSAGGRGFFRGGRGRGRGFSRGSSGDRGYGGGSRFESRSGGYSGSRDYYSSSRSQGSYGDRPSGGSYRDSYDSYATHNE; encoded by the exons ATGGCATCTGATGAAGGAAAGCTCTTCGTTGGGGGACTCAGTTTCGACACCAATGAACAGGCATTGGAGCTAGTCTTCTCTAAATATGGACAAATAGCTGAAG TTGTTGTTGTAAAAGACAGAGAAACCCAGAGATCGAGAGGTTTTGGTTTTGTCACCTTTGAGAACATCGATGATGCAAAAGATGCAATGATGGCCATGAACGGGAAG TCTGTCGACGGCCGCCAAATCCGTGTTGATCAAGCCGGCAAATCGTCCGACAACCGCTCCCGTGGTTACAGAGGGGGCTCGGCTGGAGGCCGAGGGTTTTTCCGCGGAGGCAGAGGCCGGGGccgagggttttccagag GTTCCAGTGGAGACAGAGGCTACGGTGGTGGCAGCAGATTTGAATCCAGAAGCGGGGGATATAGTGGCTCTAGAGACTACTACAGCAGCAG CAGGAGTCAAGGCAGCTATGGCGACAGGCCTTCCGGAGGGTCCTACAGAGACAGCTACGACAGTTACG CTACACACAACGAGTAA
- the CIRBP gene encoding cold-inducible RNA-binding protein isoform X2 yields MASDEGKLFVGGLSFDTNEQALELVFSKYGQIAEVVVVKDRETQRSRGFGFVTFENIDDAKDAMMAMNGKSVDGRQIRVDQAGKSSDNRSRGYRGGSAGGRGFFRGGRGRGRGFSRGSSGDRGYGGGSRFESRSGGYSGSRDYYSSRSQGSYGDRPSGGSYRDSYDSYGKSSIMRERRHAWSRS; encoded by the exons ATGGCATCTGATGAAGGAAAGCTCTTCGTTGGGGGACTCAGTTTCGACACCAATGAACAGGCATTGGAGCTAGTCTTCTCTAAATATGGACAAATAGCTGAAG TTGTTGTTGTAAAAGACAGAGAAACCCAGAGATCGAGAGGTTTTGGTTTTGTCACCTTTGAGAACATCGATGATGCAAAAGATGCAATGATGGCCATGAACGGGAAG TCTGTCGACGGCCGCCAAATCCGTGTTGATCAAGCCGGCAAATCGTCCGACAACCGCTCCCGTGGTTACAGAGGGGGCTCGGCTGGAGGCCGAGGGTTTTTCCGCGGAGGCAGAGGCCGGGGccgagggttttccagag GTTCCAGTGGAGACAGAGGCTACGGTGGTGGCAGCAGATTTGAATCCAGAAGCGGGGGATATAGTGGCTCTAGAGACTACTACAGCAGCAG GAGTCAAGGCAGCTATGGCGACAGGCCTTCCGGAGGGTCCTACAGAGACAGCTACGACAGTTACGGTAAGTCTTCGATCATGAGGGAAAGGAGGCATGCGTGGAGCCGCTCTTGA
- the CIRBP gene encoding cold-inducible RNA-binding protein isoform X1: MASDEGKLFVGGLSFDTNEQALELVFSKYGQIAEVVVVKDRETQRSRGFGFVTFENIDDAKDAMMAMNGKSVDGRQIRVDQAGKSSDNRSRGYRGGSAGGRGFFRGGRGRGRGFSRGSSGDRGYGGGSRFESRSGGYSGSRDYYSSSRSQGSYGDRPSGGSYRDSYDSYGKSSIMRERRHAWSRS; this comes from the exons ATGGCATCTGATGAAGGAAAGCTCTTCGTTGGGGGACTCAGTTTCGACACCAATGAACAGGCATTGGAGCTAGTCTTCTCTAAATATGGACAAATAGCTGAAG TTGTTGTTGTAAAAGACAGAGAAACCCAGAGATCGAGAGGTTTTGGTTTTGTCACCTTTGAGAACATCGATGATGCAAAAGATGCAATGATGGCCATGAACGGGAAG TCTGTCGACGGCCGCCAAATCCGTGTTGATCAAGCCGGCAAATCGTCCGACAACCGCTCCCGTGGTTACAGAGGGGGCTCGGCTGGAGGCCGAGGGTTTTTCCGCGGAGGCAGAGGCCGGGGccgagggttttccagag GTTCCAGTGGAGACAGAGGCTACGGTGGTGGCAGCAGATTTGAATCCAGAAGCGGGGGATATAGTGGCTCTAGAGACTACTACAGCAGCAG CAGGAGTCAAGGCAGCTATGGCGACAGGCCTTCCGGAGGGTCCTACAGAGACAGCTACGACAGTTACGGTAAGTCTTCGATCATGAGGGAAAGGAGGCATGCGTGGAGCCGCTCTTGA